A stretch of the Nerophis ophidion isolate RoL-2023_Sa linkage group LG27, RoL_Noph_v1.0, whole genome shotgun sequence genome encodes the following:
- the LOC133544487 gene encoding xin actin-binding repeat-containing protein 2-like isoform X1, giving the protein METQSANGEEAACWSIHTKGQGGTRVHAPEDPVLREDLEAAKRIEKFDIPLDSLKRMFEKPTELTSVQAAPSKRVTSRSLTLPDQPEEKTMALHRDDTFSVGGEEDLLQESRAPDADDREASESVSLKERLAMYQAAVSHKESGSSSSAAVMDESEACSLPGGLASVKKQFENQGFASSSSQSSSTQFHIQQRSVQEVCHSSEVTVRSSVREVAPSTAIFHKEVVHDERVHQNNVAGVHGHHHNDTVRLAAGDDLPKVSTQALKQQYEKTIEEATPADEIKVDMDFNQFQWTPVSKLSEASSKTSQKYSSSVNTTASSAVSSATNETTEYFPPPPLMSLLEVPQQELESSSQASQHKTTVNREQYFKHKSMAELKRLYKHIHPEVRKNLEEDYHSQLTEAQQSFLENQEVVGDVQQACFMFENEGSSGSTSPDRESVEWDEILKGEVESRRWMFENKPLDTIKDDSPNENEDKNIAQQEIIAGKDVRYTTWMFETKPIDALGNETEDFSEQTQKVTDLAKGDVRTATWLFETQPLDYLNKIYQDDEQNGETVITKDITGGDVKTARYLFETQHLDSLGKTETFEESHFLSLKSEMEELKGDVKMTTRRFETLPMCVIRGDAGEMLQITTIRREETEKGDVKTSRWMFETQPLDTINKDLVNVKLICGISMEDNVQGGVNKGRWLFETKNLDTIKDEEWEISRKQKEEIIGADVRKHCLVFETQPMDMLKDNANARPVPSEEIIGGDVRSAKHLFETVPMEHLKELMEVGKLQKRVATEEEKGDVRHQKWVFESQPLESIREEKKEILRTVNIEALDKGDVTNYKEKFECMDLSKCEGAQKIQVEGVTSGSVESNRVLFESTPMYAMQDSSGHYHEVRTVTREEIVKGDVHSCRWMFETRPIDEFDDSINKFQLIKGISKQEIESGDVKTAKWLFETQQLDTIKHVDSEEKETIEKTEIERGDVKTCRWLFETQPMDALYEKVEKSDVNVEEMQKGDVKTCTWLFETQSLDNIRDHTELESETVLKTCTVKQDDIQGKDVRLARFLFETENLENLTGEDSGSFRKVTEIDIQSGDVSKMKYIFENRSSDIMTSTSEETMQRLKMQQAEDIQKGNVVNCTWMFENHPIDAIHEESKEERERKTITDVQGGNVDKGRFIFETFSLDQIKDKTTESEMTTLTSITREEVEKGDVKNYTMMFETQPLYAIRDKEGHYHEVTTVTKEEIMRGDVVGARWLFETKPLDSIRDSEEIYVIKSVTEEGVNKGDVSSARWRFETQPLDEISEEIKIKSKTVADIQGGDVKTSKHRFESDDMSQKYIRTVSVSEIQKGDVRSATWMFETRAIDEIGSEGEEYDGMEKVTKEEVMKGDVKQSVWLFEKQPLDSIKDTEDTTLLIQKEEIPQGDVKTTTWLFETTPFHEFNESSVEKRDIMGKSVKGTLEELYSQKMVNSQGVLIEADEIGDVRMAKYKLMNQEAPQIQKEEIIRGNLSNIMMNLLNRREITERAITIDKEERGNINTTVEQLFNQETSSQIEKEEILRGDIQEAINSLLRNESSSKRGILIQEDEKGDVRMTIYSLLNKEERAGMEKEDIIQGNVSKTLHRLLSNSGAEDSKKIRVEDTERGNVSFYSTCIESGALEYLRQLQCDTDETEQVVEKEHIIGGDIEETKILLKKNQQEIGRTVAKDDIVPGDVCSIVQVFMTEPSVTFRNLDNQDIVKGDLSAALDSLTQAINQKVVLEKEEVVKGDLPTTLKSLEKAQHQSKEMEKPEIIRGDIRGALESLEKSATVKTEVTVEDLVPGDIRGTLKSLEEAKRAVKEVEREEIVKGDIHTAMQGLHEASSDKKLYQHQVSEQGDVKGTIQLLLEPTTSPRMQRRGSTEGDVKTSIKSLYAEQDTTIVEKEEVVKGDVQGAIKCLMQKKHYSKPKRIHSLKKAKAPQKNPLTVNQVVHEGSREEKRESKTGSSDAAVKNISQSCESQKHNESKLVKTQVITNETSVAKTQDTAGAAPPKSMKEERHKVLLPHKTQSQKPIMITTEQKANYAQAKTKSADVNTIKEAHDSSQTNISDKQICNMKSVKQVQTTVVQKTVSHKQNVTISEQSSTSKNVIQDKTHTQKQGIKNMKTDSRNLDMMTRGVNKKGKPEIHFPPPPASPPPSSESEFSLPPPPSPILENPAPPMSHPSTVTLESELPPPPPPPPVECVKSEPEFFPPPPPPSWTGPDFLPPPPSQEDLGTIPPPRPGNPGKPIGKPLFKVPKQEEAPRPVPAKPKWQKNLQRPTQLHLDQVTTSTVTEVKVQESIPGTSRKIEADSKIQSLASAKLTQKETPPPPKKTFIPPIKLPPPPEPVPETKPRPYARKFKTPLMLAEEKYRQQTMEKEETERSTVTTPTIPPVNAQILSNIDSLQLSASSKTEKRETTEATKGQVHISKEETKAQYVATNESASQIPQTKPLMSVVNKKVAPGSSGISLENQQKILSSKVTIRNQAAPSPKGPPISEQKPSKVEVQSTSNVVTSSVTEQQFIKQSRVSTVMQTAPSKENINVQGQAAALPRAQDVKNLNESFTKEGKIPPSQPTKIPKVTPSFKVKTFKMPPEKKEMQSQKETVTEVLHLQGSEVKVTQESSQMRSSATKVKVKATENQESQLTSEKLVQMNEAKENLPAAVTVLVPKKEKIASPAASVSHVQQSTRAEQVQRRQEVVVTERVVQQSSQSHEATHMHQKQTQQQVAETNKMQRASEKSKSELKNTSVKKEAHSEEVQQSDKCREMQKLLTQIEELEGTPSKIDSTTVGVIISDLPDWLLGLAERKNLSGIAQQSNKKKLKELLVYLKNIVQVRYTTLEEKLTVEVKVKEAPPAVLPKPEKKVFSGVTTNTSKISTRSSEERKSFQERKKQELSEATDQRAHSPLASIRTPSPTFISIESRRIESPLRGTPSPQPYRSVGTPPPAPRKQFITTTAFRATPSPTMSRSEKLMKLKDASPKHSGDLTPPPPMVTSEVFVSTELSSSVGQATPTVRTEQGLVDTAETGDSMMTVKDKKSFFEEARKAEVSKLYLRKDPIDIPERLEADTEENVQVLTADIPKEDLPKVDLTKLVNRFESTRPKVYTRKEPIVITERLGSDTEDAEAEPQTPRTEELPTFNVKAIKNVFESGEHSSQAARDLREQIEKREPDFPHAEMSSVTERFCSVDDFGNMMRSEVHSGSSLTRGNPPSYADVVRGTVPTVTVPPEASAEELLRNFQQSWAEGQGTFQNVGFSVTEQRSSQIVTHQQETVVTEDSSSRRRTVQGVSDEGVPHGISDRRQAKLP; this is encoded by the exons GAGGTGTGCCATTCCTCGGAAGTGACGGTGAGAAGCAGTGTCAGAGAGGTCGCCCCTTCCACGGCCATTTTTCATAAAGAG GTGGTCCACGACGAGCGAGTGCACCAGAACAACGTGGCCGGCGTTCACGGACACCATCACAACGACACAG TTAGGCTTGCCGCAGGAGACGACCTACCCAAGGTTTCCACACAGGCTTTGAAGCAGCAGTATGAAAAAACCATCGAGGAAGCCACACCGGCCGATGAAATTAAG GTCGATATGGATTTTAACCAGTTTCAGTGGACTCCAGTAAGCAAGTTATCCGAAGCTTCATCCAAGACCAGCCAGAAATACTCCTCATCTGTAAACACCACTGCTTCATCTGCGGTTTCATCAGCCACAAACGAAACAACAGAAtactttcctcctcctcctctgatGAGTCTGCTGGAGGTACCACAACAAGAACTTGAGAGCAGTTCCCAAGCCTCCcaacataaaaccactgtcaacaGGGAGCAGTACTTTAAACATAAGAGCATGGCTGAACTGAAGCGCCTCTACAAGCACATTCATCCAGAAGTCCGCAAGAACCTGGAAGAAGACTACCACAGTCAACTCACCGAGGCACAGCAAAGCTTTCTGGAAAATCAGGAGGTGGTGGGAGACGTTCAGCAGGCATGCTTTATGTTTGAAAATGAGGGTTCAAGCGGGAGTACGAGTCCTGACCGAGAATCCGTGGAGTGGGACGAGATCCTTAAAGGAGAAGTTGAATCTAGGCGCTGGATGTTTGAAAACAAGCCACTGGATACGATTAAAGATGACAGTCCAAATGAGAATGAGGATAAGAATATTGCACAGCAGGAAATCATTGCCGGTAAGGATGTCAGATACACAACATGGATGTTTGAGACTAAGCCCATTGATGCTCTGGGCAATGAGACGGAGGATTTTTCCGAACAGACACAAAAAGTGACTGATCTGGCAAAAGGTGACGTCCGTACCGCTACTTGGCTCTTTGAGACGCAGCCTCTGGACTACCTAAATAAGATCTACCAAGATGATGAACAGAATGGTGAGACCGTCATCACCAAAGACATTACTGGAGGAGATGTGAAAACTGCCAGGTATCTCTTCGAGACCCAGCATCTTGATTCCCTGGGGAAAACTGAAACTTTTGAGGAAAGCCACTTCCTCAGCCTGAAGTCTGAGATGGAAGAGTTAAAAGGGGATGTGAAGATGACCACCCGCAGGTTTGAGACTCTGCCCATGTGTGTCATTAGGGGGGATGCTGGAGAGATGCTGCAGATCACCACCATTCGCAGAGAGGAGACAGAGAAAGGAGATGTCAAGACGTCACGCTGGATGTTTGAAACCCAACCCCTAGACACAATTAACAAAGACCTTGTAAACGTAAAGCTCATATGCGGTATTTCCATGGAGGACAATGTTCAAGGCGGAGTCAACAAAGGGAGATGGCTTTTTGAGACAAAGAATCTGGATACCATCAAGGACGAGGAGTGGGAGATTTCCAGAAAGCAAAAGGAAGAGATAATTGGAGCTGATGTGAGAAAACACTGCCTGGTGTTCGAAACTCAGCCTATGGATATGCTGAAGGATAATGCCAATGCTAGACCTGTACCGTCTGAGGAGATTATAGGAGGTGATGTGCGATCAGCGAAACACCTGTTTGAAACTGTGCCAATGGAACATCTCAAGGAACTGATGGAAGTGGGGAAACTCCAGAAAAGGGTGGCAACTGAAGAAGAAAAGGGTGATGTGAGACATCAGAAGTGGGTGTTTGAAAGCCAGCCTTTGGAGAGCATAagagaggagaaaaaagaaaTTTTGAGAACTGTGAATATTGAAGCTCTAGATAAAGGAGATGTGACAAATTATAAGGAAAAGTTTGAGTGTATGGATTTAAGTAAATGTGAAGGGGCACAGAAAATTCAAGTTGAGGGCGTCACAAGCGGCTCAGTGGAATCCAACAGAGTTCTCTTTGAATCCACGCCTATGTATGCCATGCAAGACAGCTCTGGCCACTACCACGAGGTGAGAACTGTGACGCGAGAGGAGATAGTCAAGGGAGACGTGCATAGTTGCAGATGGATGTTTGAAACACGACCTATCGATGAGTTTGATGACAGCATCAACAAGTTTCAGCTTATCAAAGGCATTTCTAAACAAGAGATCGAGTCAGGGGATGTCAAGACGGCCAAGTGGCTCTTTGAAACTCAACAGCTTGATACAATCAAACATGTTGACAGTGAAGAAAAGGAGACTATAGAAAAGACTGAAATCGAGAGAGGTGACGTGAAGACTTGCAGGTGGCTGTTCGAGACACAGCCGATGGATGCCTTGTATGAAAAGGTAGAGAAGAGCGATGTGAATGTTGAGGAAATGCAGAAAGGTGATGTGAAAACCTGCACTTGGCTCTTTGAGACCCAGAGTCTTGACAACATACGTGACCATACAGAGTTAGAGTCTGAGACCGTTTTGAAAACCTGTACTGTAAAACAAGATGACATCCAAGGAAAAGATGTGCGGCTGGCCCGCTTCCTTTTTGAGACAGAGAACCTCGAAAACCTCACTGGCGAAGACAGCGGCTCTTTCCGGAAGGTCACGGAAATCGACATTCAGTCGGGTGATGTTTCCAAAATGAAGTACATTTTTGAGAACCGCTCATCGGACATAATGACCTCTACCTCGGAGGAAACAATGCAGCGGCTGAAGATGCAGCAGGCTGAAGACATCCAGAAGGGCAATGTCGTCAACTGCACCTGGATGTTTGAGAATCACCCGATCGATGCCATCCATGAGGAGTCCAAAGAAGAGAGGGAAAGGAAAACCATCACTGATGTCCAGGGGGGTAACGTTGACAAAGGCCGCTTCATTTTTGAGACATTCTCTCTGGATCAAATTAAGGACAAAACCACAGAGTCTGAAATGACAACGCTGACAAGCATCACTAGAGAGGAAGTCGAGAAGGGAGATGTTAAAAACTACACCATGATGTTTGAGACTCAACCACTGTATGCTATCCGCGACAAAGAAGGTCATTACCATGAAGTCACCACTGTCACCAAGGAGGAGATCATGAGAGGAGACGTGGTGGGAGCCAGATGGCTGTTTGAGACTAAACCTCTGGATTCTATCAGAGACTCTGAGGAGATTTATGTAATAAAATCTGTTACCGAAGAAGGCGTCAACAAAGGAGACGTCAGCTCTGCCAGATGGAGATTTGAAACCCAACCTCTTGATGAAATTTCAGAGGAAATAAAAATCAAGTCGAAAACAGTTGCAGACATCCAGGGAGGTGATGTGAAAACAAGCAAGCATAGATTTGAGAGTGATGATATGTCGCAAAAGTACATCAGAACGGTCAGCGTGAGCGAAATCCAAAAGGGGGACGTCAGATCGGCTACGTGGATGTTTGAAACCCGTGCAATTGACGAAATTGGCAGCGAGGGAGAAGAGTATGACGGTATGGAGAAAGTGACAAAAGAGGAAGTTATGAAAGGGGATGTAAAGCAGTCTGTTTGGCTTTTTGAGAAGCAGCCTCTTGATAGCATCAAAGACACAGAAGACACAACTCTGCTAATCCAAAAGGAGGAAATCCCACAGGGtgatgtaaaaacaacaacatggctCTTTGAAACGACGCCTTTCCATGAATTCAATGAGAGCAGTGTGGAAAAGAGAGACATCATGGGCAAAAGCGTCAAAGGGACACTCGAGGAACTGTACAGTCAGAAAATGGTCAACTCACAAGGGGTCCTAATTGAGGCAGATGAAATTGGTGATGTTCGCATGGCCAAGTACAAGCTGATGAACCAAGAGGCCCCGCAAATTCAAAAAGAAGAAATTATTCGTGGCAACCTGAGCAACATCATGATGAACCTCCTGAATCGCAGGGAGATCACGGAGAGGGCGATAACTATAGACAAGGAAGAGCGGGGCAACATCAACACCACAGTTGAGCAACTGTTCAACCAAGAGACGAGCAGTCAAATCGAAAAAGAAGAAATCCTCCGTGGCGACATTCAGGAAGCCATAAATAGCCTGCTGAGAAATGAGAGTTCTTCCAAGCGTGGTATTCTGATTCAGGAGGATGAGAAAGGAGATGTGAGGATGACAATCTATTCCTTATTGAATAAAGAGGAACGAGCCGGCATGGAAAAAGAGGATATCATTCAAGGCAATGTCAGCAAAACGCTTCATCGCCTCCTCTCCAACTCAGGCGCAGAGGACTCGAAAAAGATAAGGGTAGAAGACACAGAACGGGGCAATGTCAGCTTTTACTCCACATGCATAGAATCTGGAGCTTTGGAGTATTTGAGGCAGCTTCAGTGTGATACGGATGAAACAGAGCAAGTCGTGGAAAAGGAGCATATCATTGGTGGCGATATCGAAGAAACTAAAATCTTGCTTAAGAAGAATCAACAGGAGATAGGTCGCACAGTGGCAAAGGACGATATAGTTCCCGGTGATGTATGCAGCATTGTTCAGGTCTTTATGACAGAGCCCAGTGTTACTTTCCGAAACCTGGACAATCAAGACATCGTTAAAGGGGACCTTAGTGCGGCCTTGGATTCGCTGACTCAAGCCATCAATCAGAAAGTGGTGCTAGAGAAAGAGGAAGTGGTAAAAGGAGATTTACCCACAACTTTGAAATCTTTGGAGAAGGCTCAGCATCAGTCCAAAGAAATGGAAAAGCCAGAAATCATCCGGGGAGACATTAGAGGTGCtctcgagtcactagagaagtcTGCAACTGTAAAAACGGAAGTGACTGTTGAAGATTTAGTGCCAGGCGATATCAGAGGAACGCTGAAGTCCCTGGAGGAGGCCAAACGAGCAGTGAAGGAAGTCGAAAGAGAGGAGATTGTTAAAGGAGACATTCACACCGCCATGCAAGGTTTACACGAGGCATCCAGTGACAAAAAATTATATCAGCATCAAGTGAGTGAACAAGGCGATGTTAAAGGTACCATCCAGCTCCTCCTTGAGCCGACGACCAGCCCAAGGATGCAGCGCAGAGGTAGCACCGAGGGAGATGTGAAAACATCCATAAAATCGCTGTATGCCGAACAAGACACAACAATTGTGGAAAAAGAGGAAGTGGTGAAAGGGGACGTTCAAGGTGCGATAAAGTGTCtcatgcaaaaaaaacattattcaaAGCCAAAACGCATCCATTCTCTCAAGAAAGCAAAGGCTCCGCAAAAAAATCCATTAACTGTAAATCAAGTGGTGCATGAGGGCTCGCGTGAAGAAAAGAGGGAGAGCAAAACAGGCAGTTCAGATGCCGCTGTAAAAAATATTTCTCAGAGCTGTGAGTCACAGAAGCACAATGAAAGCAAACTGGTGAAAACACAGGTGATTACCAATGAGACCTCTGTAGCCAAAACCCAAGATACTGCTGGGGCCGCTCCACCAAAGAGCATGAAAGAAGAGAGGCACAAAGTGCTGCTCCCACACAAAACACAATCCCAAAAGCCCATTATGATAACGACTGAACAAAAGGCTAATTATGCGCAGGCAAAAACAAAATCCGCTGATGTGAATACAATTAAAGAGGCACACGATTCATCGCAGACAAATATATCAGACAAGCAAATATGCAACATGAAATCAGTCAAACAGGTACAGACGACAGTCGTGCAGAAGACTGTTTCACACAAACAAAATGTCACGATATCTGAGCAGAGCTCCACGTCTAAAAATGTCATCCAAGATAAGACTCATACACAAAAGCAAGGCATTAAAAACATGAAGACTGACTCTCGTAACCTTGACATGATGACGCGGGGAGTAAACAAAAAGGGGAAACCAGAAATTCACTTCCCTCCACCTCCCGCATCTCCACCTCCGTCCTCAGAGTCTGAGTTTTCCCTCCCTCCCCCGCCATCTCCAATCCTGGAAAACCCAGCACCACCGATGTCTCATCCTTCCACCGTGACGCTGGAGAGTGAActcccgccgccgccgccaccaccACCTGTTGAATGTGTCAAATCAGAGCCGGAATtttttcctcctcctccccctcccTCTTGGACTGGACCAGATTTTCTTCCTCCACCACCTTCTCAGGAAGATCTTGGCACAATCCCGCCACCCCGGCCCGGGAATCCAGGGAAACCCATTGGTAAGCCTTTGTTTAAAGTGCCCAAACAAGAAGAAGCACCAAGGCCCGTACCGGCAAAaccaaaatggcaaaaaaatctGCAAAGACCTACTCAGCTTCACCTTGACCAAGTAACAACATCCACTGTCACAGAGGTCAAAGTTCAAGAAAGTATACCAGGGACAAGCCGGAAAATTGAGGCAGACTCGAAAATACAAAGCCTTGCTTCTGCTAAATTGACACAAAAAGAAACCCCACCACCacccaaaaaaacatttattcccCCCATTAAGTTGCCTCCACCACCTGAACCTGTTCCTGAGACAAAACCGAGGCCTTACGCTCGCAAATTCAAAACTCCCCTAATGCTCGCCGAGGAGAAATACCGTCAGCAGACAATGGAGAAGGAGGAAACCGAGAGAAGTACAGTCACAACTCCCACAATTCCTCCAGTAAATGCACAGATTCTCTCCAATATCGACAGTCTGCAGCTATCTGCATCAAGTAAGACTGAAAAAAGAGAGACCACAGAAGCAACCAAAGGACAAGTACACATTTCCAAAGAGGAAACAAAAGCACAATATGTGGCCACCAATGAAAGTGCATCTCAGATTCCTCAGACCAAGCCCTTGATGTCAGTGGTAAATAAGAAAGTAGCCCCAGGGTCTTCCGGTATTTCTTTGGAGAACCAGCAAAAAATACTCTCCTCAAAAGTCACCATAAGAAATCAGGCAGCACCTTCACCTAAGGGTCCGCCTATTTCTGAACAGAAACCCTCCAAAGTAGAAGTCCAGTCAACTTCTAATGTTGTCACCTCTTCAGTCACAGAGCAGCAGTTCATTAAGCAGTCCAGGGTCAGTACTGTCATGCAGACTGCGCCGTCAAAGGAAAATATAAATGTCCAAGGGCAGGCCGCAGCTTTACCGAGGGCTCAGGATGTCAAAAACCTCAATGAGTCGTTCACGAAAGAAGGCAAAATACCTCCGTCTCAACCCACAAAAATTCCAAAGGTAACTCCCAGTTTCAAGGTGAAAACCTTTAAGATGCCGCCTGAGAAAAAAGAGATGCAGAGCCAAAAAGAGACAGTGACAGAAGTCCTCCATTTGCAGGGGAGTGAAGTAAAAGTGACCCAAGAAAGCTCCCAGATGAGGTCATCCGCAacaaaagtgaaagtgaaagcgaCGGAAAATCAAGAAAGTCAGCTGACGAGTGAGAAACTTGTGCAAATGAATGAAGCCAAAGAAAATCTTCCAGCAGCAGTCACGGTTTTAGTGCCCAAGAAGGAGAAGATAGCATCTCCGGCAGCATCTGTGTCCCATGTTCAGCAGAGCACAAGGGCAGAGCAGGTCCAAAGGCGACAGGAAGTAGTTGTGACGGAGAGGGTGGTGCAACAAAGCTCTCAGAGCCATGAAGCTACACATATGCACCAAAAGCAAACTCAGCAACAAGTGGCAGAAACAAACAAAATGCAGAGAGCATCGGAAAAGTCCAAAAGTGAACTGAAGAACACGTCCGTCAAAAAGGAGGCTCATTCCGAGGAGGTCCAACAATCAGACAAATGCCGTGAAATGCAGAAGCTGCTCACTCAAATCGAGGAGCTTGAGGGCACGCCGAGCAAGATTGACTCCACCACCGTCGGCGTGATTATAAGTGATCTCCCTGATTGGCTGCTTGGCTTGGCGGAGAGAAAGAATTTGAGCGGTATTGCCCAGCAGTCAAATAAGAAAAAGTTGAAAGAGTTGTTGGTTTATTTGAAGAATATCGTTCAAGTTAGGTACACAACTCTAGAAGAGAAGTTGACAGTGGAGGTAAAAGTAAAGGAAGCGCCGCCGGCAGTGCTTCCAAAACCAGAGAAGAAGGTGTTTAGTGGCGTGACGACTAATACGTCAAAAATCAGTACGAGATCATCCGAAGAAAGAAAGTCTTTTCAAGAGAGGAAAAAACAGGAGCTGAGTGAAGCAACGGATCAGAGGGCACACTCCCCACTGGCGAGCATTCGCACCCCCTCGCCCACCTTCATCAGTATTGAATCCAGGAGGATAGAGTCACCGCTCAGAGGCACCCCATCACCGCAGCCGTACAGGTCTGTTGGGACGCCGCCGCCCGCACCTCGTAAGCAGTTCATAACCACAACGGCCTTCAGGGCCACACCTTCTCCCACAATGAGCCGCTCAGAAAAGCTGATGAAACTGAAAGACGCTTCCCCAAAGCATTCTGGCGACCTCACCCCACCACCTCCCATGGTGACATCGGAGGTATTTGTGAGTACCGAATTATCTTCGTCTGTCGGACAAGCCACTCCCACGGTGAGGACTGAGCAGGGCTTGGTGGATACGGCAGAAACTGGTGACTCCATGATGACGGTCAAAGATAAAAAGTCTTTCTTTGAGGAGGCCCGGAAAGCAGAAGTTAGCAAGTTGTACCTAAGAAAGGATCCGATTGACATCCCTGAACGCCTCGAAGCTGACACTGAGGAGAATGTGCAGGTTTTGACTGCAGACATACCAAAAGAGGATCTTCCCAAAGTGGATTTGACTAAACTGGTGAATAGATTTGAATCCACACGGCCCAAAGTCTACACCAGGAAGGAGCCGATTGTCATCACAGAAAGGCTTGGGAGTGACACAGAAGACGCAGAGGCCGAACCGCAAACACCCCGAACAGAAGAACTGCCGACCTTCAACGTCAAAGCGATAAAGAATGTGTTCGAAAGTGGCGAGCACAGTTCTCAGGCAGCCCGAGATCTACgggaacaaattgaaaaaagagAACCAGACTTTCCTCACGCGGAAATGTCCTCCGTCACCGAGCGGTTCTGCAGCGTTGATGACTTTGGAAACATGATGAGGAGTGAGGTGCATTCTGGGAGCTCTCTGACCCGCGGCAACCCTCCATCCTACGCCGACGTGGTGAGAGGCACGGTTCCGACTGTTACCGTGCCCCCGGAAGCCTCTGCCGAGGAGCTGCTGAGAAACTTCCAACAGTCTTGGGCCGAGGGCCAAGGAACCTTCCAGAATGTGGGCTTCAGCGTCACGGAGCAGAGAAGTTCGCAGATTGTCACACATCAGCAGGAGACTGTCGTGACGG AAGACTCGAGTTCCAGACGCCGAACTGTGCAGGGCGTGTCGGACGAGGGTGTACCCCATGGAATCTCTGATCGCAGACAAGCAAAACTTCCATAA